A DNA window from Limanda limanda chromosome 6, fLimLim1.1, whole genome shotgun sequence contains the following coding sequences:
- the bcap29 gene encoding B-cell receptor-associated protein 29 → MTLQWTVVALFLYVEIGVLVLLSIPFISARRWQSIFHLRIWGFMAKFWYRVFITMIIILIVLFLDAVREVRKYSSKEHGTAAKLQPNMYDHLHMKLFRAQRNLYISGFAVLLWLVMKRVITLINQLATVSGTTAALQAQADNANRAAKKYSEDNELLKKTLMGGKGDEASATGMELLKQELEKLKEELKTTADALNKSQSESEVMKKQTDGLAREYERLLKEHQELQNLQDSGNKKDD, encoded by the exons ATGACGTTGCAATGGACGGTTGTGGCCCTCTTTCTCTATGTGGAGATTGGAgtccttgtcctcctctctaTACCATTCATCTCTGCCAGGAG ATGGCAGAGTATTTTCCATCTGAGGATCTGGGGCTTCATGGCAAAGTTCTGGTACAGAGTTTTTATCACGATGATCATAATCCTTATCGTTCTCTTCCTCG ATGCTGTCCGTGAGGTGAGGAAGTATTCATCTAAAGAACATGGCACAGCTGCCAAGCTGCAACCAAACATGTATGACCACCTGCACATGAAGCTTTTCAGAGCCCAGAGGAACCTCTACATCTCTGGCTTCGCTGTCTTGCTCTGGCT GGTCATGAAGCGGGTGATCACCCTGATTAACCAGCTGGCGACAGTGTCTGGGACGACGGCTGCTCTCCAGGCGCAGGCCGACAACGCTAACCGGGCTGCCAAGAAATACTCGGAGGACAATGAGCTGCTAAAAAAG ACTCTGATGGGAGGGAAGGGTGATGAGGCTAGTGCAACGGGCATGGAGCTGTTGAAACAGGAGCTCGAGAAACTGAAAGAGGAATTGAAGACCACAGCAGATG CATTGAATAAGTCCCAGTCAGAGTCTGAGGTGATGAAGAAACAGACGGACGGGCTGGCCAGGGAGTACGAGCGACTGTTGAAGGAACATCAGGAGCTCCAG AACCTTCAAGATAGTGGAAACAAGAAGGATGACtag
- the LOC133003270 gene encoding solute carrier organic anion transporter family member 1C1-like has translation MGDRAEQGHTQENGRGDGAARKPRSSACNSLKMFLVALSFAYFAKALSGSYMKSTITQLERRFDIPSYLIGVIDGSFEIGNLLVIAFVSYFGAKLHRPKIIAVGCVLMSIGTFIIALPHFIIGRYEFETSVRWVTNSTLNPSPCPVGSAADLTRDGKLPEVPSKGCESESNLSMWIYVLLGNVLRGIGETPVQPLGISYIDDFATEENAALYVGCVQTISVVGPVFGYLLGSLCAKIYVDIGFVKMETITITPADARWVGAWWLGYLIAGVITLLSAIPFWFLPRSLPMSGPRGPEKCTPEQTSFIKTPPPMKHKYPADEHTSFIEMAKDFIPSLRTLLGHPVYLIYLCVTVIQLNSLIGMVTYKPKFIEQHFRQSASKANFLMGVINIPAVALGMFSGGLLMKRLKLNLMGAARFAFSTSLIGYFLSLFFFAMSCENAKIAGVTLSYDSVDRISYDKHPVFTACNSDCLCSASDWDPVCGENGITYVSPCLAGCSTSAGSGRNTVFSNCSCVGVAGNFTATTGQCLHKDDCDGMFPYFLALSVITSFIISLGGTPGYMILIRCIKPQLKSLALGFHALATRTLAGIPAPIYFGAIIDTTCLKWGQKRCGGLGACRIYNTTAYRIAYLGLTLSLRTASFLICIPGFILLSRQLKREERNAVQAALANGSTELEALRKEELTISNSDQLQQMSDNSTDRETRL, from the exons ATGGGGGACAGAGCTGAGCAAGGACACACGCAGGAGAATGGACGTGGTGACGGCGCAGCCAGAAAACCCCGCTCCTCTGCCTGCAACAGCCTGAAG ATGTTTCTGGTGGCTCTGTCCTTTGCCTATTTTGCAAAGGCTCTGTCGGGGAGCTACATGAAGAGCACAATAACTCAGCTGGAGAGACGCTTTGACATCCCCAGTTACCTAATAGGTGTCATTGATGGGAGCTTCGAGATAG GTAACCTGCTGGTGATAGCCTTCGTCAGCTACTTTGGGGCAAAGCTCCATCGGCCAAAGATCATTGCAGTGGGATGTGTGCTGATGTCCATCGGCACCTTCATCATCGCTCTGCCTCACTTCATCATTGGACG CTATGAGTTTGAAACCTCGGTACGGTGGGTAACAAACTCAACACTTAATCCGTCTCCATGTCCGGTGGGTTCCGCAGCTGACCTGACCCGAGATGGTAAACTGCCGGAAGTGCCATCCAAGG GTTGTGAAAGTGAGTCCAACCTGTCAATGTGGATCTATGTGCTCCTGGGAAATGTCCTGCGAGGGATCGGAGAGACGCCGGTTCAGCCTCTGGGGATCTCTTACATAGATGATTTTGCTACCGAGGAGAATGCTGCTCTATATGTGG GCTGTGTGCAGACCATTTCAGTGGTTGGACCAGTTTTTGGATACCTGTTAGGCTCCCTGTGTGCCAAAATCTATGTGGACATTGGATTTGTAAAAATGG AAACTATCACCATCACCCCTGCCGATGCCCGCTGGGTGGGGGCCTGGTGGCTGGGCTACCTCATAGCTGGGGTCATCACCCTGCTCTCTGCTATTCCATTCTGGTTTCTCCCCCGCTCTCTGCCCATGTCTGGGCCTCGAGGACCAGAGAAGTGCACACCAGAGCAGACGAGCTTCATCAAAACCCCACCCCCCATGAAGCACAAGTATCCAGCAGATGAACATACCAGTTTTATAGAGATGGCCAAAG ACTTTATTCCATCCCTGCGCACTCTGCTGGGTCACCCGGTGTATCTGATCTACTTGTGTGTGACAGTCATTCAGCTGAACTCCCTCATCGGCATGGTCACCTACAAACCCAAGTTCATCGAGCAGCACTTCAGGCAGTCTGCCTCAAAGGCCAACTTCCTGATGG GTGTGATAAATATCCCCGCGGTGGCACTGGGGATGTTTTCAGGAGGTCTGCTGATGAAGAGGCTCAAGCTTAATCTCATGGGAGCAGCCAGGTTCGCATTCAGCACTTCTCTGATTGGCTACTTCCTTTCGTTGTTCTTCTTTGCGATGAGCTGTGAGAACGCCAAGATAGCCGGAGTGACGCTTTCGTACGACAG CGTGGACAGGATATCTTATGATAAACATCCAGTGTTCACAGCCTGTAACTCGGACTGCTTGTGTTCAGCGAGCGACTGGGACCCGGTCTGTGGAGAGAACGGCATCACATATGTTTCTCCCTGCCTCGCTGGCTGCTCCACTTCTGCTGGCTCAGGGAGAAACACT GTCTTCTCTAACTGTAGCTGTGTCGGTGTGGCTGGTAACTTTACGGCCACTACAGGTCAGTGCCTCCACAAGGACGACTGCGATGGGATGTTTCCGTACTTCCTGGCTCTGTctgtcatcacttccttcatCATCTCCCTTGGTGGGACACCAGGCTACATGATTCTAATCAG gtGCATAAAACCACAGCTGAAATCTCTGGCCTTGGGTTTCCACGCTCTGGCAACACGTACCCTCG CGGGGATCCCAGCACCCATCTACTTCGGAGCAATCATTGACACCACATGTTTAAAGTGGGGTCAGAAGAGGTGTGGAGGCCTAGGAGCCTGCAGAATCTACAACACCACCGCATACAG gaTTGCGTACCTGGGCCTGACACTGAGCCTGCGGACTGCCTCCTTCCTCATCTGCATCCCGGGCTTCATTCTGCTCAGTCGACAgctgaagagggaggagagaaacgCCGTCCAAGCAGCTCTGGCCAACGGCAGCACGGAGCTGGAGGCGCTCAGGAAGGAGGAGCTCACGATTTCTAATTCTGACCAGTTACAGCAAATGTCAGACAACagcacagacagggagacacggCTGTGA